A genomic segment from Ornithorhynchus anatinus isolate Pmale09 chromosome 16, mOrnAna1.pri.v4, whole genome shotgun sequence encodes:
- the LOC100084402 gene encoding dimethylaniline monooxygenase [N-oxide-forming] 3, translated as MVKRVAIVGAGVSGLASIRSCVEEGLEPTCFERSHHVGGLWQFSEHAEEGRASIYRSVFTNSSKEMMCFPDFPYPDHFPVFMHNSKLQEYIVLFAQEKDLFKYIQFKTFVHSIKKRPDFSTTGQWDVITEKDGKHETAVFDAVMICSGHHVYPNLPVDSFPGLKDFKGSYFHSRDYKGPDAFEGKRVLVIGLGNSGCDIATELSHKAAQVIISSRSGSWVMSRVWDDGYPWDMVYITRFKNFLRNNLPKSISNWLYVKQMNTRFKHENYGLMPLDGTLRKEPVFNDELPARIICGKVTVKPDVKKFTETSAVFQDGTVFENIDSIIFATGYSYAYPFLDGSIIRSRNNEVTLYKGIIPPPLEQPTLVVIGLVQSLGAAIPTMDLQARWAVRIIKGLCHLPSVKDMMDDIDEKMGKKLKWYGQSQTLQTDYIVYMDELASLIGAKPSMLKLFLSDPKLATEVYFGPCSPYQFRLSGPGKWAGARDAILTQWDRTLKPMCTRVVSAPQKPRPFLKILRLLCLPLLVLVALLVFT; from the exons ATGGTGAAGCGAGTGGCAATCGTTGGAGCTGGGGTGAGCGGTCTGGCCTCCATTCGGAGCTGTGTGGAAGAGGGGCTGGAGCCCACGTGCTTCGAGAGGAGTCATCATGTCGGTGGACTGTGGCAGTTCTCG gAACATGCAGAAGAAGGCCGGGCCAGCATTTACCGGTCCGTGTTCACCAACTCCTCCAAAGAAATGATGTGTTTCCCCGACTTTCCTTATCCAGACCACTTCCCCGTTTTTATGCACAACAGCAAACTCCAGGAGTACATTGTCCTGTTTGCCCAGGAAAAGGATCTTTTCAAATACATACAGTTTAAG ACGTTTGTCCACAGCATCAAAAAACGCCCTGATTTCTCTACCACCGGACAATGGGATGTAATCACGGAAAAGGATGGGAAACATGAAACAGCCGTATTCGATGCTGTGATGATTTGTTCTGGACATCACGTTTATCCCAATCTACCAGTTGATTCTTTTCCTG GACTAAAAGACTTCAAAGGCAGCTACTTCCACAGCCGGGATTATAAGGGGCCCGATGCATTTGAGGGAAAGAGAGTCCTTGTGATTGGCCTGGGGAATTCTGGTTGTGATATTGCAACTGAGCTCAGTCACAAAGCTGCACAG GTCATCATCAGTTCCAGAAGTGGCTCATGGGTGATGAGTCGTGTTTGGGATGACGGCTACCCTTGGGACATGGTGTATATAACGCGTTTTAAAAACTTTCTCCGAAACAACCTCCCAAAGTCCATCTCCAACTGGCTCTACGTAAAGCAGATGAATACCCGATTTAAACACGAGAACTACGGCTTGATGCCTTTAGACGG AACTTTGCGGAAAGAGCCCGTGTTCAACGATGAGCTTCCAGCCCGGATCATCTGTGGCAAGGTGACGGTCAAGCCCGACGTGAAGAAATTCACAGAGACCTCAGCCGTGTTTCAGGATGGGACGGTGTTTGAGAACATTGATTCTATCATCTTCGCAACTGGCTACAGTTACGCGTACCCCTTCCTTGATGGAAGCATCATCAGAAGCAGAAACAATGAGGTCACCTTGTATAAAGGCATCATTCCTCCTCCACTCGAGCAGCCGACCCTGGTGGTGATTGGCCTTGTCCAGTCTCTTGGAGCAGCTATCCCCACCATGGACCTGCAGGCCCGCTGGGCGGTGAGAATAATAAAGG gACTGTGCCATTTACCCTCTGTGAAAGACATGATGGATGACATTGatgagaaaatggggaaaaaactcAAATG GTACGGTCAGAGCCAGACTCTACAGACGGATTACATCGTCTACATGGATGAGCTTGCCTCTTTAATAGGAGCAAAGCCCAGTATGCTCAAGCTGTTCCTGAGCGACCCCAAGCTGGCCACTGAGGTGTATTTTGGGCCATGCAGCCCGTATCAGTTTCGCCTGAGCGGCCCAGGGAAGTGGGCTGGAGCCCGAGATGCCATCCTGACCCAGTGGGACCGGACGCTGAAGCCCATGTGCACGCGAGTTGTCAGTGCTCCTCAGAAGCCTCGCCCGTTCTTAAAGATTCTCAGGCTCCTTTGTCTACCTCTTCTAGTTCTTGTGGCCTTGCTGGTATTCACCTGA